The following is a genomic window from Bacillus carboniphilus.
AAGGGGTTGAGGATATGTATAGTTATGTGGAGCGAGTCTTTCATTTTATGAAAGATCTCGAAAAAGAGCACGGCCAAAAGCAAGTAAACATTTTAATTTCTGGACACAGGTGTACAACCGGTTGTATTGGTGCTTATTTTAAAGGGATACCTGAGGATCAGAATATTTTAAGATTGTCCTCAGATAATGGAGGTTTTAAAGTATATCAATTTGCTAGTGGAAATGAAGGTTGAGAAGATGACCAACGAAGAAATCTTACAAACAGATTCACAGTTACAGATCCTAAATGAAGTAAACCGTATATGTGAATCTAATGATATCCATATATGGCTACGAGGGGGTTGGGCAATCGATTTCCTTTTAGGTGGAATTACACGTTCCCATGAAGATTTAGATTTGGTTACTTGGGTTTCAAATCGTGAAGTAATGGAAGAAGCCTTGGTTAAAGAGGGATTTGAGCGATTACCAATAAGTGACCGTCAGACTGACTTTCGTAAAAATGAAGTGGATATTCAATTTTTATATATGACACAGACAGATGGAAGTATCTCTCCTCATAACCTTCCCGAATGGCTTTGGAGAGCTGATTCATTGCCTCCTGGTTTGTACCAATTGAACGGAATATCGATGCGGGTGGTGAGTCCACAACAGCTTTTGGAAGAAAAACAAGTATACGAGCAAATCGGTCGGAAGCCGCGGGATAAAGATCAAGAGAGTAAGAGAATTCTTCAGAAAATCATTGAACATATGAAAAATTGAAACCTGTTGCCAACTTAACCGTAGATTAGATAATGAATCCATCGTTTAAAGATACGGAACGATAGAAAGAGGAATACTTATGAAAAAAAATAATAAGTTTTTCCGTACGGCTAAAGTTCTCTCAATGGCTTTTGTTATATTCCTTCAAATCTTTTGGTATAAAATTCGCCGAAAGGATCAAGCTGAATGGGAGAAATTATGGGGGAAAATTGGAGCACGGTTTCGAAAAACATTGTTTGAATTAGAGGGTCTTCTAATAAAAATTGGGCAAATACTAAGTACACGAGGAGATTTACTACCGACTGCTTTTATCAAACAAATTGAAGATTTAACCGATCGTGTCCCACCTTCTAAGTGGAGTGAAATCGAATCCATCTTAACAAAGGAATGGAAACAGCACCCAAACGAAATACTAGAATCCATTGAAATGGATGCGGTTGCTTCTGCTTCTATTGGAGAAGTATACAAAGGGGTGCTTTGGGATGGGACAGAGGTTGCTATAAAAGTGAAGCGCCCTCACATTGATGAAATTGTTCAAACTGACTTCAGAACCCTTAAGATAATTCTTTGGTTTGCAGATCGGTTTGTACCTATACCCAAAGGTTTTATTAACTTTAAAGTACTATTTGAAGAACTGAAACAGGTGATTGAGCGGGAGTTAGATTACACTACCGAAATCAATACGATTGAGTCATTCCATGAACGTTTTAAAGAATTAGATTTTGTAAAAATCCCGACAACGTATCCTGAACGCTCTACCCCTAAAGTAATTGTTATGGAGTGGGTAGAGGGGATAAGACTTACAAACTATGAGGAAATGGATCGATTACAAATCAATCGTCAAGAGTTGAGCCAGCGATTATTAAAGCTTTTCCTCCCACAATGGCTAGAGCCTGGAATGTTTCATGCAGATCCTCATACAGGGAACATTTTAGTATCAAAAGAGGGAAAAATCATACTCCTTGATTTTGGCATGGTTGGAGAAATTACAAAGAGGGATGCTACCAATTTTCAAGAATTGATTCAAAGCTTGTTGGCGAAAAATTATTCAAAAGCAGTAGATTGCCTTTCCCGACTAGGGTTCCTCCTTCCCGAAGCGGATGCTAGAACGATGGAACGTTTGCTTGCGGAGTTTACTTCATTCCATCCATCACAATTAAAGGAAATGAATTTGGTCGCATTAAAGATGGAAATGAACGATATCATTCAAGCTTTGCCTATTCAGGTTCCAACTCGATTTGTATTTTTAGGCAGATCTTTTATAACGATAGAAGGAATCCTGAGAAATTTGGCTCCTGAAGAGGAACTGCTGGAATTAGGGAAACCGGTCTTTATGGAGTGGTTTAACAAACAAGGGAACAACAAATGGGCATTTGTTTGGCAGTGGCTCCAATCACAGCCTATATTTAAACTGGCACACGCTGTCACTGATTTTTTAGAGGCACCACAAAGACTTGAACAAATGAAAGAGACCGAACAAAGAAGAAGCTTTCAATTTACGATATATGAAAACAATAAAAACCGGTTATTTCAATTGTTTTTATTTGGATTTGCTGGTTTAGGAGTAGGGATATACGCTGTACATCCGTTGGTAGCCAATCTCTCTGTGGGAGTTACTGTGATATCAGCCGTGGGATACGTATGGTGCGGATACAAACAGAAAAAATGGATGAAGTATATGCATGAAAAAAGAAGAACTTAGCCCTTTTTCTTATACAAATAGATCATCATACAAATATAAATGAAAAGTAGAAGTACTATAAATAAAGGGGTCGACAAATAACCACCGCCAATTACTTTAATTCCTCTAAAGTTGGATGGAATAAAGATAATAAAATAAGGATGATTGGAATGGAAACGGCAATAGCAACTAGAGGATTTTTATAATGAATCCTGACAACTATAAAAAGAATGATATTAAAAATAAACGACCAAAACAAATTCCAACCATTTTCATAAGGAAATAATCCTTTTTTGTGAAATAGGTACTCAATAGAAGTGAAATAGGCAATCCATATAGAAACGTAAACGTATTGTTTTTTTCCGGCCGGATAATATCTTAGATAGATCATAAGTACAATAGGGACAATAAAGAATGAGAAGGCAATCTCTATCAATGTATGATTTAACCAGCTAACCGTAACGGCCTTATATTTCCAAAGTGTATGATTATAAAAAATAAAATTATATAGCAAATTACAAATAATAAAGTACTGAACAGTAGGGTAATATTTTCGCCAATTTTTCCAGTCAACAAAATAATAGGCGAATACAACGTACACAGAAACAACTAATAAAAGATACATTCAAACAACCTTTTCTATTTTAATTATTTCAATTTCAATTATATCCAAGAGCAAAATGATTTAGACACTAGAAAAGCCTCCCATGAAAGAGGCTTTTTTCACTTTCATAAAGCGACTCGTACATATCTAGATCTATTAACGGCAAACTATTTGTGAGGTGTTTGCCATGACCAAAAGAAAGAAAAAAATATCAGCTGCCTTTTTAATTATTACGACTATAATTTGCTTAACCTTATTACCTTTTGCAATCGTCAAACGTTCCTTTAAAGATTGGTTAATTGTTTATTTGGTCAGCTTAATAGGAAATTCTTTAGCAGATCGCTACCTCGTTTCAAAAGGTTATTTAAAATACAACATTAGACCACTACCCAAAAAATTTAAAATCCATTTACCGTTTGACTATATCCAATATCCACTCATGCTTTTGTATTACAATCAATGGACTTTAAATAGTAAACCAATAGGGATATTCCTAAAACTCTTTCCGTTTATTATCCCTCAAGTAATCGTAGAAACCATTGCTGAAAGAAAGACAGATTTAATTACATGGAAAAAGGGGTGGGATTGGTACCATTCCTTCATCAGTTTAATCATTAAATTTCTAGTGTGTCGGTTGATTATTGCGTCTGTGAGAACGAAAAATAAAGAAGATATCTCCACTACGTAAAGGGGCATTGTCTAGTGCTCCCTTTTTTCTTTTGGTAAAATATTCATGAGT
Proteins encoded in this region:
- a CDS encoding nucleotidyltransferase domain-containing protein, with the protein product MTNEEILQTDSQLQILNEVNRICESNDIHIWLRGGWAIDFLLGGITRSHEDLDLVTWVSNREVMEEALVKEGFERLPISDRQTDFRKNEVDIQFLYMTQTDGSISPHNLPEWLWRADSLPPGLYQLNGISMRVVSPQQLLEEKQVYEQIGRKPRDKDQESKRILQKIIEHMKN
- a CDS encoding ABC1 kinase family protein, whose amino-acid sequence is MKKNNKFFRTAKVLSMAFVIFLQIFWYKIRRKDQAEWEKLWGKIGARFRKTLFELEGLLIKIGQILSTRGDLLPTAFIKQIEDLTDRVPPSKWSEIESILTKEWKQHPNEILESIEMDAVASASIGEVYKGVLWDGTEVAIKVKRPHIDEIVQTDFRTLKIILWFADRFVPIPKGFINFKVLFEELKQVIERELDYTTEINTIESFHERFKELDFVKIPTTYPERSTPKVIVMEWVEGIRLTNYEEMDRLQINRQELSQRLLKLFLPQWLEPGMFHADPHTGNILVSKEGKIILLDFGMVGEITKRDATNFQELIQSLLAKNYSKAVDCLSRLGFLLPEADARTMERLLAEFTSFHPSQLKEMNLVALKMEMNDIIQALPIQVPTRFVFLGRSFITIEGILRNLAPEEELLELGKPVFMEWFNKQGNNKWAFVWQWLQSQPIFKLAHAVTDFLEAPQRLEQMKETEQRRSFQFTIYENNKNRLFQLFLFGFAGLGVGIYAVHPLVANLSVGVTVISAVGYVWCGYKQKKWMKYMHEKRRT
- a CDS encoding CBO0543 family protein, with product MYLLLVVSVYVVFAYYFVDWKNWRKYYPTVQYFIICNLLYNFIFYNHTLWKYKAVTVSWLNHTLIEIAFSFFIVPIVLMIYLRYYPAGKKQYVYVSIWIAYFTSIEYLFHKKGLFPYENGWNLFWSFIFNIILFIVVRIHYKNPLVAIAVSIPIILILLSLFHPTLEELK
- a CDS encoding CBO0543 family protein — encoded protein: MTKRKKKISAAFLIITTIICLTLLPFAIVKRSFKDWLIVYLVSLIGNSLADRYLVSKGYLKYNIRPLPKKFKIHLPFDYIQYPLMLLYYNQWTLNSKPIGIFLKLFPFIIPQVIVETIAERKTDLITWKKGWDWYHSFISLIIKFLVCRLIIASVRTKNKEDISTT